One region of Rhodothermales bacterium genomic DNA includes:
- a CDS encoding GNAT family N-acetyltransferase — protein sequence AASRFEALPAPPMASDRCLPYAVLHQGIRAGRLWAAAVSGRQVVGFALADIVAHTAFLSEIDVLPAYGRRGIGRALIERVEAWARETGFDRLSLTTFRDIPWNGPYYARLGFRELTEEQLSDDLRAVLAAERGHVLAGWVRVAMTKALRGDLLAT from the coding sequence GCGGCGTCCCGTTTCGAGGCCTTGCCGGCGCCGCCGATGGCGTCGGATCGCTGTCTGCCGTATGCTGTCCTCCATCAGGGCATACGAGCCGGCCGGCTCTGGGCCGCGGCGGTGTCGGGGCGGCAGGTGGTCGGGTTTGCACTGGCGGACATCGTAGCCCATACGGCCTTCTTAAGCGAGATCGATGTGCTGCCCGCCTATGGACGCCGGGGCATCGGTCGGGCGCTCATCGAACGTGTGGAGGCTTGGGCGCGGGAAACAGGCTTCGACCGGTTGTCCCTCACCACCTTTCGCGACATCCCCTGGAACGGACCGTACTACGCGCGACTGGGCTTCCGCGAACTGACCGAAGAGCAGCTTTCGGACGACCTTCGCGCGGTGCTCGCCGCCGAACGGGGTCATGTCCTCGCCGGCTGGGTGCGGGTGGCCATGACAAAAGCGTTGCGAGGAGACCTCCTGGCAACCTGA
- a CDS encoding M12 family metallo-peptidase has protein sequence MHKRLLFLILFVLAGCDGVDPPENLATEVTLLVVYTPDAAAAAVDIDAAIAAAVAETNVVFANSRVDVALTVVGAREIEYTTTERLQDLAYLVGREDGVLDEVHTLRDEVEADLVALFTNDPASTINAAVMATPATAFVAIYWRQAGATGYALAHELGHLFGARHTPDSDPLALPLPYGHGFRNETYRTIMANGPQTRVPYFSGPDQVYLGVVLGDSALSDVARLLRETAVYVSNFRGSQTETAFVPPGTWPIVNP, from the coding sequence ATGCACAAACGACTCCTTTTCCTCATCCTGTTCGTCCTCGCCGGCTGCGACGGCGTCGATCCTCCCGAAAACCTGGCGACGGAAGTGACGCTGCTCGTCGTCTACACCCCGGATGCAGCCGCGGCGGCGGTGGACATCGACGCGGCGATCGCGGCGGCGGTGGCGGAGACCAACGTCGTCTTCGCCAACAGCCGGGTCGATGTCGCGCTCACGGTGGTGGGCGCGCGGGAGATTGAGTATACCACGACGGAGCGCTTGCAGGATCTGGCCTACCTCGTGGGGCGGGAGGATGGCGTGCTGGACGAGGTACATACGCTGCGTGACGAGGTGGAGGCGGACCTCGTGGCGCTGTTCACGAACGATCCGGCGTCGACGATCAACGCGGCGGTGATGGCCACGCCGGCCACGGCCTTTGTCGCCATCTACTGGCGGCAGGCCGGCGCCACGGGGTACGCCCTGGCGCACGAACTCGGCCATCTGTTTGGCGCCCGCCACACGCCGGACAGCGATCCCCTCGCCCTCCCGCTTCCTTACGGGCATGGTTTTCGAAACGAGACGTACCGGACCATCATGGCGAACGGCCCCCAGACCCGCGTGCCGTATTTTTCGGGTCCCGACCAAGTGTATCTGGGCGTCGTCCTGGGAGATTCGGCACTGAGCGATGTCGCCCGGCTGTTGCGTGAGACGGCCGTCTATGTCTCGAACTTCCGGGGGTCTCAGACTGAAACCGCGTTTGTCCCGCCGGGCACCTGGCCTATCGTAAATCCGTGA